The following are from one region of the Polyangiaceae bacterium genome:
- a CDS encoding sigma 54-dependent Fis family transcriptional regulator has protein sequence MTRLPGDETFTIKNERPSFDRIPSFVIRVTQGPDSGSELLLDASQPNRVLVGTSPSCELRLTDRTASRRHVAFELVGPHLHVTDLGSTNGTRVANVRVGDAILSGGEQVRIGETTLTVELAPAEPAERLSDAAGFGQLLGSSTAMRRLYPLCERLAKSDVPVLIEGETGTGKEVLAESLHDQGARRTGPFVVFDCSVVTPSLVESHLFGHEKGAFTGATAARRGVFELADGGTLFIDEIGDLELPLQARLLRAIERGEVTRVGSERWIKVNVRIVAATRRDLDREVLAGRFRDDLFYRLAVARIELPPLRHRHGDIALLARHFWDTLGGKELPLPYELFERFEEYSWPGNVRELLNAVARHVALGDLVEFGPTDSAAAERADLVEKILALDLPLPRAKQRMMEEFERRYVERVLDRHGGNVRRAAEASGIAKRYLNLLKAKHGG, from the coding sequence ATGACCCGACTACCCGGCGATGAAACCTTCACGATCAAGAACGAGCGACCGAGCTTCGACCGCATCCCGAGCTTCGTGATTCGCGTGACGCAAGGTCCCGACAGCGGCAGCGAGCTCTTGTTGGATGCCAGCCAGCCGAACCGCGTGTTGGTGGGCACCAGCCCTTCTTGCGAGCTCCGGCTCACGGACCGCACGGCATCGCGGCGACACGTTGCGTTCGAGCTCGTGGGCCCGCACCTGCACGTCACGGATCTGGGCTCCACCAACGGAACGCGCGTCGCCAACGTGCGCGTGGGAGACGCCATCCTCTCCGGTGGAGAGCAGGTGCGCATCGGTGAGACCACGCTCACGGTGGAGCTCGCTCCCGCCGAGCCCGCGGAGCGGCTGTCGGACGCGGCAGGTTTCGGACAGCTGCTCGGAAGCAGCACGGCGATGCGGCGGCTGTATCCCCTGTGCGAACGCCTGGCCAAGAGCGACGTTCCAGTGCTCATCGAGGGAGAGACCGGCACGGGTAAGGAAGTGCTGGCGGAGTCGCTGCACGATCAGGGCGCACGCCGCACGGGGCCCTTCGTCGTGTTCGATTGTTCGGTGGTCACGCCTTCGCTGGTGGAGTCACACCTGTTCGGCCACGAGAAGGGCGCCTTCACCGGCGCCACGGCCGCGCGCCGGGGTGTGTTCGAGCTGGCCGACGGCGGCACGCTGTTCATCGACGAGATCGGCGACCTGGAGCTGCCGTTACAGGCGCGGCTCTTGCGCGCCATCGAGCGCGGCGAGGTGACCCGCGTGGGGAGCGAGCGCTGGATCAAGGTGAACGTCCGCATCGTCGCGGCCACGCGCCGAGATCTGGATCGCGAGGTCTTGGCCGGCCGCTTTCGCGACGATCTCTTCTATCGCCTGGCCGTGGCCCGCATCGAGCTTCCGCCCCTACGCCACCGCCACGGCGACATCGCGCTGCTCGCCCGCCACTTCTGGGACACCCTCGGCGGCAAGGAGCTCCCCCTACCCTACGAGCTGTTCGAACGCTTCGAGGAATACTCCTGGCCGGGCAACGTGCGCGAGCTGCTCAACGCCGTCGCGCGTCACGTCGCCCTGGGCGATCTGGTGGAGTTCGGGCCCACGGACAGCGCGGCTGCGGAGCGTGCGGACTTGGTCGAGAAGATCCTGGCGCTGGACCTTCCGCTGCCCCGCGCCAAGCAACGCATGATGGAGGAGTTCGAACGGCGCTACGTGGAGCGCGTCCTCGACCGCCACGGAGGCAACGTGCGGCGAGCGGCAGAAGCGTCGGGGATCGCCAAGCGCTATCTGAACTTGCTCAAGGCCAAGCACGGGGGCTGA
- a CDS encoding serine/threonine protein kinase, translated as MAGRYVVLDEIASGGMARVHLARLFGGAGFDKVVAVKRLPPELSHDASRAEALVAEARHVSRIRHPNVVSVIDVLEDERGVGIVMELVHGVALTRLMHAARLAGRRISPAVAVAVVVGVLRGLHAAHLAKDERGEAMGLVHRDVSPQNVLLGADGVARVVDFGIAKAVLAGDPTRGAELKGKPAYMAPEQLRGDPVDARTDVYAACVIAWELVTGQRLFAAEGDYAIAQKVLHRPVDSPSRIVREVPPELSQVILRGVSRDPAERFPSALTAAEAFEAAVAPASPSEVARLLSELCQKDLDELHDRVVRAESHQAQASERRPRRAPLLLLAAAGAVAAASWWALARGEASAPLASFPALPAMTIQAKLPEKPAAIPAATTSASAPRVHKPPLPPRTSAAPTASAPAPAAPDCEPPYVVDESGFHRMKPECLGR; from the coding sequence ATGGCAGGTCGATACGTGGTCTTGGACGAGATCGCCTCGGGCGGAATGGCCCGAGTGCATCTCGCGCGGCTGTTCGGGGGTGCCGGCTTCGACAAGGTCGTCGCGGTCAAACGCCTGCCGCCGGAGCTGTCGCACGACGCCAGCCGAGCCGAGGCGCTGGTCGCCGAAGCGCGCCACGTGTCGCGCATCCGCCACCCCAACGTGGTGAGCGTGATCGACGTGCTCGAAGACGAGCGTGGGGTCGGTATCGTGATGGAGCTGGTGCACGGCGTCGCGCTCACCCGGCTGATGCACGCCGCGCGGCTCGCCGGGCGGCGCATCTCGCCGGCCGTCGCGGTGGCCGTGGTGGTCGGAGTCCTGCGCGGTCTCCACGCCGCGCATCTCGCCAAGGACGAGCGCGGCGAGGCGATGGGTCTCGTGCATCGCGACGTATCGCCGCAGAACGTGCTCTTGGGCGCCGACGGCGTGGCGCGGGTGGTGGACTTCGGGATCGCCAAAGCCGTGCTCGCCGGCGACCCGACCCGCGGCGCGGAGCTCAAGGGCAAACCGGCGTACATGGCACCGGAGCAGCTACGGGGGGATCCCGTGGACGCGCGCACGGACGTGTACGCCGCCTGCGTGATCGCCTGGGAGCTCGTCACGGGACAGCGACTATTCGCTGCCGAGGGGGACTACGCCATCGCGCAGAAGGTACTGCACCGCCCGGTCGACTCCCCGAGCCGTATCGTCCGAGAGGTTCCGCCGGAGCTTTCGCAGGTGATCCTGCGGGGTGTCTCGCGGGATCCGGCGGAGCGCTTTCCCTCGGCGCTGACTGCTGCGGAAGCGTTCGAAGCCGCCGTGGCTCCGGCATCGCCGTCGGAGGTGGCGCGGCTTTTGTCCGAGCTGTGCCAGAAGGATCTGGACGAGCTCCACGACCGCGTGGTGCGGGCGGAGTCGCACCAGGCGCAGGCCTCCGAGCGACGTCCGCGGCGCGCGCCCCTCTTGCTGCTCGCCGCCGCCGGTGCGGTGGCGGCGGCGTCCTGGTGGGCCCTCGCACGCGGAGAGGCGAGCGCGCCGCTCGCGTCGTTTCCGGCCCTCCCCGCGATGACGATACAAGCGAAGCTGCCGGAGAAGCCCGCTGCGATCCCGGCGGCGACCACGAGCGCGTCCGCGCCACGCGTCCACAAGCCGCCGCTCCCGCCGCGGACGAGCGCAGCACCGACGGCCTCCGCGCCGGCGCCCGCCGCCCCGGATTGCGAGCCGCCCTACGTCGTCGACGAAAGCGGCTTTCATCGCATGAAGCCGGAGTGCTTGGGGCGCTGA
- a CDS encoding metallophosphoesterase: MSRDNLIVLSDVHLGSDLVQFLRPDAPRRGKASLARDRELTALLDWYRERREGGRPWRLVIAGDFVDFVGMSVDAESDEIQTELSDEEREHGLGSAVDHTLIKLRRVAREHAEVFQALARFIAAGNTLVVVRGNHDVDLHWEPVQAAFRRVLEGHADIRPAQVQFADWFYYEEGRVFIEHGHQYDDFCSYDNVLFPVLPSDPKRSTRSLSDILLRYVVRPTRGMLESGHDQASAVDYLRFGAQLGVRGMLALGQRFVYAVVALLALWREHVSDAAAWVRQEHERKMLLLAEARQLSVVKLRALASLQRPPITRSVLRLLAGVMIDRVVMALLLLAAVVWLLVARWTPALGMQLAAALALIFPLGWLWRRARGAIDASDALRERAERVATLFPAAFIVMGHTHLPEVRSAAAGSTYVNLGAWAEEEMPEGAHSALPATRTHLVVVEVDGKPTASLLSWDSARGPERFVSTA, from the coding sequence ATGAGCCGCGACAACCTCATCGTCCTCTCCGACGTGCATCTGGGCAGCGACCTCGTCCAGTTCCTTCGGCCGGACGCTCCGCGGCGTGGAAAGGCGAGCTTGGCGCGGGATCGCGAGCTCACCGCGCTGCTCGACTGGTACCGAGAGCGGAGAGAGGGCGGCCGCCCGTGGCGCCTGGTGATCGCCGGGGACTTCGTCGACTTCGTCGGGATGAGCGTGGACGCGGAGAGCGACGAGATCCAGACGGAGCTCAGCGACGAGGAGCGGGAGCACGGCCTCGGCAGCGCCGTGGACCACACGTTGATCAAGCTCCGCCGGGTGGCTCGGGAGCACGCCGAGGTGTTTCAGGCGCTGGCCCGCTTCATCGCGGCGGGCAACACGCTGGTGGTAGTGCGGGGAAATCACGACGTGGACCTGCATTGGGAGCCGGTTCAGGCGGCGTTCCGACGCGTCCTCGAGGGCCACGCGGACATTCGTCCCGCGCAGGTGCAGTTCGCGGACTGGTTCTATTACGAAGAAGGCCGCGTCTTCATCGAGCACGGACATCAGTACGACGACTTCTGCTCTTACGACAACGTGCTGTTTCCGGTGCTGCCGAGCGATCCGAAGCGCTCCACGCGCTCGCTCTCCGACATCTTGCTCCGCTACGTCGTGCGTCCCACCCGCGGCATGTTGGAGAGCGGGCACGATCAGGCCAGCGCCGTGGACTACTTGCGCTTCGGCGCGCAGCTCGGCGTCCGCGGCATGCTGGCGCTGGGACAGCGCTTCGTGTACGCGGTGGTCGCACTGCTCGCCCTGTGGCGCGAGCACGTGAGCGATGCGGCCGCGTGGGTGCGCCAAGAGCACGAACGGAAGATGCTGCTGCTCGCGGAAGCGCGGCAGCTGAGCGTGGTGAAGCTGCGCGCTTTGGCTTCGCTTCAACGTCCGCCGATCACGCGCAGCGTGCTTCGCCTGCTCGCAGGCGTGATGATCGACCGCGTGGTGATGGCGCTGCTGCTGCTCGCGGCAGTCGTGTGGCTGCTGGTCGCCCGCTGGACGCCGGCGCTGGGGATGCAGCTGGCGGCGGCGCTGGCGCTGATCTTTCCCCTTGGCTGGCTGTGGCGCCGCGCGCGGGGCGCCATCGACGCCAGCGATGCCCTGCGAGAGCGCGCCGAGCGCGTGGCCACGCTGTTTCCTGCGGCCTTCATCGTGATGGGACACACCCACTTGCCCGAGGTGCGGAGCGCCGCCGCGGGCAGCACCTACGTCAACCTCGGCGCCTGGGCGGAAGAAGAAATGCCCGAGGGAGCGCATTCGGCACTGCCTGCTACTCGCACCCACCTGGTGGTCGTCGAAGTGGACGGAAAACCGACAGCGTCGCTCTTGTCCTGGGACTCGGCGCGCGGCCCCGAGCGTTTCGTGTCCACGGCGTAG
- a CDS encoding LysR family transcriptional regulator codes for MVHVQRLEGFYWVARERGYARAARAFPYPITQPGVHQQVSKLEAELGARLFERVAKDEVRLTAAGERLYEVCAPFFEALPNVAEELRGGHHGGTLRIDASGLVLRELLPEWIQGLRAERDDIRVDVEEIQNPDLGRLRSGQAHLLVDFFEKVPSGFGARTVAKAYTFVVLPSASPLGRRRRVDPKALADTPFVAYHPSLRQHRVQLDAVKERVGLPSKMVSASSVDSILAFVRAGLGYSVVPWLDPRGPKLHGVVALRQRSTFPIRALWASKRTPHALVSAALAVAPPEK; via the coding sequence ATGGTTCACGTTCAGCGATTGGAAGGCTTCTACTGGGTGGCCCGCGAGCGGGGCTACGCCCGCGCGGCGCGTGCGTTCCCGTATCCCATCACCCAACCCGGCGTGCACCAGCAGGTGAGCAAGCTCGAAGCGGAGCTCGGGGCGCGCTTGTTCGAGCGCGTGGCGAAGGACGAGGTGCGGCTGACGGCGGCGGGCGAGCGCTTGTACGAAGTGTGCGCGCCGTTCTTCGAAGCGCTTCCGAACGTGGCGGAAGAGCTGCGCGGAGGCCACCACGGCGGCACGCTGCGCATCGACGCTTCCGGGTTGGTGCTCCGGGAGCTGCTGCCGGAGTGGATCCAAGGGCTCCGAGCCGAGCGCGACGACATTCGCGTGGATGTCGAGGAGATCCAGAACCCGGACTTGGGCCGACTCAGGAGCGGTCAGGCGCACCTGTTGGTGGACTTCTTCGAGAAAGTGCCTTCCGGCTTCGGAGCGCGCACGGTGGCCAAGGCGTACACCTTCGTGGTGCTGCCCAGCGCGAGCCCTCTCGGGCGGCGGCGGCGCGTCGACCCGAAGGCGCTCGCGGACACGCCCTTCGTGGCCTACCACCCGAGCCTCCGGCAGCACCGGGTGCAGCTCGATGCCGTGAAAGAGCGCGTGGGGCTACCCAGCAAGATGGTCAGCGCCAGCTCCGTGGATTCGATCCTGGCCTTCGTTCGAGCGGGGCTTGGCTACTCCGTGGTGCCGTGGCTCGACCCTAGGGGGCCGAAGCTTCACGGCGTGGTGGCCCTGCGCCAGCGGTCGACATTTCCGATTCGAGCCTTATGGGCCTCGAAGCGCACGCCGCACGCCCTGGTGAGCGCGGCGCTGGCCGTCGCGCCGCCCGAGAAATGA
- a CDS encoding TetR/AcrR family transcriptional regulator, with protein MVARSEKNAQPSQRPPAQAQRRARGRAAPSRAIRAEAAAKRKARRHEASKNDILESAARAFARLGYHQATMQQIAEEAGYTAASLYTYFNSKDAIFEALLARVLDEMHATFHRAPEGKNLQQRLEALLRSQYQVGQNHRTTLDFFVRFATGQETPPRRAAASHMANEAALSRAFEGWLEQNAEPGELGGVSHEEAAMILVGISHSLFKRWAREQQVDAATQAKRVVGYFLHGVRGGGK; from the coding sequence ATGGTCGCTCGGTCGGAGAAAAACGCACAACCTTCGCAGCGCCCCCCCGCGCAAGCCCAGCGAAGAGCGCGCGGCCGCGCGGCGCCCAGCCGCGCCATCCGGGCTGAGGCCGCCGCCAAGCGTAAGGCCCGGCGCCACGAAGCGAGCAAGAACGACATCCTGGAGTCCGCGGCGCGGGCCTTTGCCCGCCTCGGCTACCACCAGGCGACAATGCAGCAGATCGCCGAGGAAGCGGGCTACACGGCAGCGTCGCTGTACACCTACTTCAACAGCAAGGACGCCATCTTCGAGGCGCTCCTCGCCCGCGTGCTCGACGAGATGCACGCCACGTTTCACCGAGCTCCAGAGGGCAAGAACCTCCAACAGCGGCTCGAAGCGCTGCTCCGCAGCCAGTACCAGGTCGGCCAGAACCACCGAACCACGCTGGACTTCTTCGTGCGCTTCGCCACGGGTCAGGAGACGCCACCGCGGCGCGCGGCTGCGAGTCACATGGCCAACGAAGCCGCGCTGTCGCGAGCGTTCGAGGGATGGCTCGAGCAAAACGCGGAGCCCGGGGAGCTCGGCGGCGTGTCGCACGAAGAAGCGGCGATGATCTTGGTGGGCATCTCGCATTCCCTGTTCAAGCGCTGGGCGCGGGAGCAACAGGTAGACGCGGCGACGCAAGCGAAGCGCGTCGTCGGCTACTTTCTTCACGGCGTACGGGGGGGCGGAAAATGA
- a CDS encoding CDP-alcohol phosphatidyltransferase family protein, whose protein sequence is MRALEDDRVTTERLRGTVWARFELASVLYRTLLVFGRWLGELGVTANQLTVLSLLLAVASGVAIALGAPWMALSAIVVSGLFDALDGIVARATRSSSRGGALLDSVVDRVADAAPLTGIVVLVTHTERPTLALVPALAMVGGFTVSYIRARAEALGAVLPPLYARRAERVVVVAVSIALSGWLGLAGWGLPALLAGVGLVAVASLFGAVHALIVARRLLAPTIRALPVALPRDEVPPSKRAA, encoded by the coding sequence ATGAGAGCTTTGGAAGACGATCGCGTGACCACCGAACGGCTGCGCGGGACCGTCTGGGCTCGCTTCGAGCTGGCGAGCGTCCTGTACCGAACGCTGCTCGTGTTCGGCCGCTGGCTCGGTGAGCTGGGCGTCACGGCCAACCAGCTCACGGTGCTGTCGCTGCTTCTGGCGGTGGCATCGGGAGTGGCCATCGCGCTGGGCGCTCCTTGGATGGCGCTGTCGGCCATCGTCGTCAGCGGTCTGTTCGACGCCCTCGACGGCATCGTGGCTCGGGCGACCCGCAGTAGCAGTCGGGGTGGCGCGCTGCTCGACTCCGTCGTGGACCGAGTTGCCGACGCCGCGCCGCTCACCGGAATCGTCGTGTTGGTCACCCATACCGAGCGGCCCACCCTGGCGTTGGTACCGGCCTTGGCGATGGTCGGCGGGTTCACCGTCAGCTACATCCGCGCCCGCGCGGAGGCCCTGGGCGCGGTGCTGCCACCGCTGTACGCGCGGCGCGCGGAACGCGTCGTAGTCGTGGCCGTCAGCATCGCGCTCTCCGGTTGGCTCGGCCTCGCCGGCTGGGGGCTTCCCGCACTATTGGCAGGCGTGGGGTTGGTCGCCGTGGCCAGCTTGTTCGGCGCGGTCCACGCCCTGATCGTGGCCCGGCGCCTGCTCGCCCCCACGATTCGCGCCTTGCCGGTCGCACTGCCCCGGGACGAAGTCCCGCCCTCCAAACGCGCCGCCTGA
- a CDS encoding tellurite resistance TerB family protein, with amino-acid sequence MIQLQPKTLQRIRDHLLDVGQPPSVHFMRVAADDDPFAGDPDGKARFEALFEAMYLMVVVDGEVADSEREVLRGAVRGLTDGSVRTHHIQKLFEKCDELVKQGIDKRIAAIAPTLKEDPALSEAAFSLASAIAFADSEIKDEENDLINELAGALDIDGDRAEELLNQLEADSE; translated from the coding sequence ATGATTCAGCTCCAGCCGAAGACCCTTCAGCGCATTCGTGATCACCTCCTGGATGTCGGTCAGCCGCCCAGTGTGCATTTCATGCGCGTGGCCGCAGATGACGATCCGTTTGCGGGAGATCCCGATGGCAAGGCGCGCTTCGAGGCGTTGTTCGAGGCCATGTATCTGATGGTCGTGGTGGATGGCGAGGTCGCGGACAGCGAGCGCGAGGTGTTGCGTGGCGCCGTGCGTGGGCTCACGGATGGTTCCGTCCGAACACACCACATTCAGAAGCTGTTCGAGAAGTGCGACGAGCTCGTCAAGCAGGGCATCGACAAGCGCATTGCTGCCATTGCCCCGACCCTGAAGGAAGATCCGGCGCTGAGCGAAGCGGCGTTCTCGCTCGCCTCCGCCATCGCCTTCGCCGACAGCGAGATCAAGGACGAGGAGAACGACCTCATCAACGAGCTCGCCGGGGCCTTGGACATCGACGGGGATCGCGCCGAGGAGCTGTTGAACCAGCTCGAAGCCGACTCCGAGTGA
- a CDS encoding ADP-ribosylglycohydrolase family protein, with product MEPSRESRLAGVLLGTAVGDALGLPYEGMSRRRVQRLRAPLLGVYARDDVQLRALVRASTRVTHTDPRAESGALAIALAAHRAPLTLDPGARLLEVAASSEDRMGDLLRRAAAHIDSPQGLAAAFECQRGVSGFVDHTVPVALGCWARNPRDLRAALTEVVSLGGDTDTTAAIVGGLVGAHGGRSAVEGEWLDGLREWPRSVAWMDRLARALARGEAPPTLPTLAILGRNAVFLALVYGLILRRLLPPY from the coding sequence ATGGAACCCTCCCGTGAATCGAGGCTGGCGGGTGTGCTGCTCGGAACCGCCGTAGGTGACGCCCTCGGGCTTCCCTACGAAGGCATGTCGCGACGCCGGGTGCAGCGGCTGCGTGCGCCCCTGCTCGGCGTGTATGCGCGTGACGACGTCCAGCTCCGCGCCCTGGTTCGCGCGTCGACCCGCGTCACTCACACCGATCCCCGCGCCGAGAGCGGTGCCCTGGCCATCGCCCTCGCCGCCCATCGCGCTCCGCTCACGTTGGACCCTGGAGCCCGACTCCTCGAAGTGGCGGCGTCATCGGAGGATCGCATGGGCGACCTCCTCCGGCGCGCCGCGGCACACATCGACTCCCCGCAGGGCCTCGCTGCGGCGTTCGAATGCCAGCGCGGCGTGTCCGGATTCGTCGATCACACGGTGCCCGTCGCCCTCGGCTGCTGGGCCAGAAACCCACGAGATCTCCGCGCGGCGCTCACCGAGGTCGTCTCTCTGGGCGGCGACACCGACACCACCGCCGCGATCGTGGGCGGCCTCGTGGGTGCCCATGGGGGTCGAAGCGCAGTGGAGGGCGAGTGGCTCGACGGACTGCGCGAATGGCCGCGGAGCGTGGCCTGGATGGACCGGTTGGCGCGCGCGCTGGCCCGGGGCGAGGCGCCCCCGACGCTGCCGACGCTGGCAATCCTGGGACGAAACGCGGTGTTCCTCGCCCTGGTGTACGGGCTCATCCTGCGCCGGCTGTTGCCGCCGTACTGA
- a CDS encoding carbonic anhydrase has product MQKLVKGIHSFQHGFFASHRQLFEQLATAGQKPETLFITCSDSRVVPNLITNAAPGELFMVRNVGNVVPKAELPGGTAAAIEYAVEVLGVENVIVCGHTQCGAMQALLNPEQMENLPFVKRWLSQTGSVRTIIQEKYGHLSPEARLTAATQENVLASLENLRALPFVNDKLTQGKLLLSGWVFHIARGEVYDYDAEAGEFTLLGS; this is encoded by the coding sequence ATGCAGAAGCTGGTCAAAGGCATCCACTCCTTCCAACACGGTTTCTTCGCTTCCCATCGCCAGTTGTTCGAGCAGCTCGCCACCGCTGGCCAGAAGCCGGAAACGCTGTTCATCACCTGTTCGGATTCGCGCGTCGTGCCCAACCTGATCACGAACGCAGCTCCTGGTGAGCTGTTCATGGTGCGCAACGTGGGCAACGTGGTTCCCAAGGCGGAGCTGCCGGGCGGTACGGCGGCGGCCATCGAGTACGCGGTGGAGGTGCTCGGGGTGGAGAACGTGATCGTGTGCGGTCACACGCAGTGCGGGGCCATGCAAGCGTTGCTGAATCCGGAGCAGATGGAGAACCTGCCCTTCGTCAAGCGCTGGCTCTCGCAGACGGGCTCGGTGCGGACCATCATTCAAGAGAAGTACGGCCACCTGAGCCCGGAGGCGCGGCTGACGGCGGCCACCCAGGAGAACGTCCTCGCGTCCCTCGAGAATCTCCGGGCGCTCCCGTTCGTGAACGACAAGCTGACTCAGGGCAAGCTGCTGCTCTCCGGCTGGGTGTTCCACATCGCCCGCGGAGAGGTGTACGACTACGACGCAGAGGCCGGCGAGTTCACGCTGCTCGGTAGCTGA
- a CDS encoding saccharopine dehydrogenase NADP-binding domain-containing protein: MSENGSSRLRVRDRSRPLDVILWGATGFTGQLVAEYLLEATRGGDLRWALAGRSEDKLRRVRDDLAKIDPRAAELPIRLGDSHDATALSKLAAEASVICSTVGPYARYGGPLVAACVEHGTDYCDLAGETQWIRRMIDAHHEEAQRTGARIVPCCGFDSIPSDVGTFMLQEHALAEHGAPCSEIKFFAGRSRGSASGGTIQSIFNLVDEAKRDRSVLSAIGNPYALNPEGERRGPDRSDQKGVRFDPDLGEWTGPFVMAAINTRVVRRSNALLDYRYGKDFRYSEVAAFGAGPRGALRASGMAAGLSAFLAAAAVGPARNLLARRLPSPGEGPDREARERGFFIVHLVGKGHDAQGKPFELRGRVEGKRDPGYGETAKMLGESALCLAVDGASLDAAGGLLTPAATMGQRLLERLRAADMVFEVRAV, translated from the coding sequence ATGTCCGAAAACGGCAGCTCCCGTCTCCGCGTGCGCGATCGCTCTCGTCCGCTGGACGTGATCCTCTGGGGCGCAACGGGTTTCACCGGCCAGCTCGTCGCGGAGTACCTGCTGGAGGCCACCCGGGGCGGGGACCTGCGCTGGGCCCTCGCCGGCCGCAGCGAAGACAAGCTGCGACGGGTCAGAGACGATCTCGCCAAGATCGATCCTCGGGCGGCGGAGCTTCCGATCCGTCTGGGGGACAGCCACGACGCGACGGCGCTGTCGAAGCTGGCCGCCGAGGCCAGCGTGATCTGCTCCACCGTCGGCCCCTACGCGCGCTACGGCGGACCGCTGGTCGCCGCCTGCGTGGAGCACGGCACCGACTACTGCGACCTGGCCGGAGAGACGCAGTGGATCCGCCGCATGATCGACGCGCACCACGAAGAAGCGCAGCGCACGGGCGCGCGCATCGTCCCCTGCTGCGGCTTCGACTCCATCCCGTCGGACGTGGGCACCTTCATGCTGCAAGAGCACGCTCTCGCGGAGCACGGCGCGCCGTGTAGCGAGATCAAGTTCTTCGCCGGCAGAAGCCGCGGGAGCGCCAGCGGCGGCACCATCCAGAGCATCTTCAACCTGGTGGACGAAGCCAAGCGTGACCGCAGCGTGCTCTCCGCCATCGGCAACCCCTACGCCCTCAATCCCGAGGGCGAACGCCGCGGGCCGGACCGCTCGGACCAGAAGGGCGTTCGTTTCGACCCGGATCTGGGCGAGTGGACGGGACCCTTCGTGATGGCTGCCATCAACACGCGGGTGGTCCGGCGGAGCAACGCGCTCCTCGACTACCGCTACGGCAAGGACTTCCGCTACTCCGAGGTCGCAGCCTTCGGAGCCGGGCCCCGCGGCGCGCTGCGGGCCAGCGGCATGGCTGCCGGCCTTTCCGCGTTCTTGGCTGCAGCTGCTGTTGGTCCGGCGCGGAACCTCCTCGCGCGTCGCCTCCCGTCCCCCGGGGAAGGTCCGGACCGCGAGGCCCGCGAGCGCGGCTTCTTCATCGTGCACCTCGTGGGCAAGGGACACGACGCCCAAGGCAAGCCGTTCGAGCTCCGCGGTCGCGTTGAAGGCAAGCGGGATCCGGGCTACGGCGAGACGGCGAAGATGCTTGGCGAGTCCGCGTTGTGTCTCGCCGTGGACGGCGCGTCCCTCGACGCAGCCGGCGGTCTCCTCACTCCGGCCGCCACCATGGGCCAGCGCCTACTGGAACGCCTGCGCGCCGCAGACATGGTCTTCGAAGTGCGCGCGGTGTGA
- a CDS encoding PEGA domain-containing protein, which produces MLPAPEAPAAPEARAVAGAPAAPATAWATLSLNSIPISKVVLDGRPLGSTPKLSVRVKAGNHSVVFIGPGGRVARSVSVASGGSKTVAVRLPRD; this is translated from the coding sequence GTGCTTCCGGCCCCGGAAGCACCGGCGGCGCCAGAAGCCCGCGCCGTTGCCGGTGCGCCCGCCGCACCGGCAACGGCGTGGGCCACCCTGAGCCTGAACTCGATCCCGATCTCGAAGGTCGTGCTCGACGGCCGGCCGCTGGGCTCCACGCCGAAGCTCTCGGTGCGCGTGAAGGCCGGCAATCACAGCGTCGTGTTCATCGGTCCCGGCGGTCGCGTGGCGCGCTCCGTGAGCGTGGCGAGCGGCGGTTCGAAGACCGTCGCGGTCCGCCTGCCTCGAGACTGA